Genomic window (Nymphaea colorata isolate Beijing-Zhang1983 chromosome 1, ASM883128v2, whole genome shotgun sequence):
TGAAGTTTAATTCCACACCATTTAGCTCACGCTTCTCCTTAAGCTGTGCTTTCtttgcatcaattactttcacccttctGCCACCCAAACCTTCTATTAACAATTCCCCTttcagtttgttcaagtcttttagttccccaatattgcatcctcttgtgtcccctttgtcatcgcataccagaaacctatgcaaggtccataaattggtaagcttccccaaccCTTCTGCCATAAATTTCAAATGCACTGTTACTTccagcccaagatacctcaagtggCACAGTTCGCCCATTTCCTCtggcaactcttcaattttactataacttaaatccaatgtttgcaagttacagagttTGCCAATTGACCTGGGCAATCGTCTCATATCAGATCGgcttagatcgagatattttagaagtgaaagggATTCAATGGAGTTTGGTAGCTCATCCATTTGACATTGcatcaatgacaacaccctcaaccacttgaaattggtgaATTCCACCGAAGACAAGGATGCACTCAATAATGTCCGCACCTTATTTGCTGCTCCTGAGGCATTATATTGCATGGCCGCTTCTGCATCATCTACACCAAGTAATGAAAGATGGCGGGTTTGCGAAGTATCAGAGGCATGCCTATATTCCTTTCCACCTATGTAtgaggcaaggtcatgcaaaacaTCATGCAACTTGAGACAAGTGCCCCTATAAAATCTATCATGGGTTTCTATCAAGCATCGctttatcaaatcttcaatgtattgaTTTGCTGTCACTTCCAAACCTATGCCTTCCTTttcctcaatcaatccatgtgccacccattgcatgatcaatccctccctttcaatctcatgATCCTTTGGAAAAATGCTGCAATAAACAAAACAACTGCCCAAATAAGgaggcaagtcatcgtagctcaatatgagaccaggaagaatgctTCCATATtgagaggaagatgaagaggcaggcatcttccattcccagATCACACTATCCGCAACCACCTTCCACTCTGCTTTTTCCATGCTTTTTGTTCGCATTAAGGACCCAACTGTTTGGAccacaagtggcaacccactgCACTTCTTGactattttttttgcaatatcaTGCAAATTGTGGCTCACCAAATCATTTTTGGACATCAATGCCTTGTTCAAGAATAAATTCCAACTCTCATCTTCTTGCAGTATTGGCAATCTATGCATATACAATGCTCCGACCCCTTTGGAGACATCTATATTTCGACTAgtgatcaaaattttgctccccaTCGCACCTCTCGTAAGAGTGCTCTCTACCTCTCCCTGCCACCAATCTAGTTCCCATACGTCATCTAAGACCAGCAAAAATCTTTTATTCCAGAGCTCACTCTGTATTTGTGTGCACAAGTCATTCAAAGAAGTATCAAGTCCTGCTTTAGATTCCTTGCACACTTCCTTCAGTATTTTCCTCAATAAATCCTTACGGTTTGGCCTCTCAGAAAcgcaaacccaccacctgcatCCCCCGAACTGTTGTTTGACTTCACtaaagaccatttttgcaagagtagTCTTGCCGATCCCACCTTCTCCTACAATAGAGATAATAGAAACATCACACTCCTCTGTCATACTACTCTGTTCGGAGCCAATGGACAAGAGTTTTTCAACTATCACCCTTttatcattctccctgcctatgggTGGTTGTGcacctatgtgatgggttgtctctcggAAGTTGTCAACTTCACCACCAATAAGGCCCTGGCTACtctcttttggttttggtttcaGCAGATCCATGTCCCaatccttttttatttcatcaagcctttcattgatttcttTGATTTcgttgccaagttgacagggaaaagaaacatgttcGTTAACGGAATGGAACAAAGCGGTCCAAGGCCGTTTGTGTACCTTCTTGCTGAcctcaattttgctttgatatTCTTCGATGATGTCTTCTGCATCATAAACAACATCCTTGAGATCTCCCTCTAGATCTCTGTCACGCTCTTTGCTTAAAAAGGGCTTGCGATCTGCATCTGtgatggccttttggaagattttcagcTTCCTCTGTAACTTCTTTAGATCATCGTTGGCGTTCAAGATAACATCCCTCTTCTCTTTCAACAAGTTGGTGACAGCACCCAACAGATTGGAAATAGCTGTTTCTGCAAGAGCACCTATTACTCCTGCCATCTCCGCCCCTGTTTCTCACTAGATTGAAGAACAGAGGAAAAGAAGCAATTTTTAAATGGAGGGAAAGAAAGGCAGAGCAAGAACTAATGATAAAGCAGGCTGCAGACAATTACACACATTGACTTGTAGTCTTCGGCGGCCCTCCTCTAAAATGGGTCCGTCTAATTTAGACAGTGGTAGAGAGTAGCTGCAACAGCTTTCTCAGTCCCTTTAATTTAAACAACATGGCAAGAAGTGGTTgtaatatgaaaaagaaattccATGCACGACAAATTCCTGCTTCTTTTTTCCTCCAATAGCAAGATGTTTCTCTTCGATCTGGTGAAAGGGCATGTTTACAATACTGGACCACATAGAGAAAAATATGCAAGCGTCGCCAGAGACGCGTAGGGAAGACGAAGGTGCCTCCccaccacattatatatatatatatatatacactacaAATTTTAGTTCAAACATAATATTTGATAGAATCTAGGATTCTTTTTATTAATCTTAGGCTTTTGtcaattcaagtttttttctctttctctcacttttgGACTACTCTATAAAAttcattctccctctctcttgttaatcatttccttttttatttatttcttaaaatctctttttctctctttctattaatcttttcctctctctttcttaggttcctttctcttcatatctctctctttgatttctcacTTCAAATCTCTCATTCTCCCTCTCcgttattaatctctctctctctaatttatctcttaaaatctcttttctctttttttattaatctacTACTCTGTTTGCCATTGATTTCTCTGTCACTTtcctgctttctctctctcccttttgatttttctctttaaatatctctttctcttttcttaacccctctctctctctgcttgatttctctttccctctctttgatttctcccTTAAGatctatttttttctctatctcttttattaatctctgtgatttctttcttaaattattttttatctctttttattaatctttttctctctttttcttaggTTTCTCTCCCTTCATCTCCCTCTCTTCGATTTCTCACTTCAAATCTCTCATTCTATCTCCCTTCTattaatctttctctctttgatttatctcttaaaatatctttttctctcttttttattaatctccTGCTCTCTCTACCTTTAATTTCTCTGTCACTTTcccgctttctctctcttttttatttttctctttaaatttctctttctctcttttttaaacctctctctctccttgatttctctttctctctctttgttttctcgcttaaaatctattttctctcttttatattaATATCTCTCCCTTCTTTGTTTTAGAtgtctcttaaaatttctttttctttctctcttccacacaatctcttttttttcttctatctctctctttgatttcccTCTTAAAGACTTACATTTTTATTAATCTTACACTTTTCTCACTAGATTGGAAATAGCTGTTTCTGCAAGAGCACCAATTTCTCCTGCCATCTCCACCTGTTTCTCACTAGATTGAAGAGCAGActgcagaggaagagaagcaatttttaAATGGAGGGAAAGAAAGGCAGACAAGAACTAATGACATAAAGAGCAGGCTGCGGAcaattattttctgtttttgaatGAGTAGACCCAATTTCTCTGGCCACTGATTTCCGGTTTTCATTCATCTTGAGAAGTCATTATTGCTATGGTCTTTTTCTACTTCttaattcatttcttttctctctctcttctgtaaGTTTAAGTTCACTGAGGTACTGAAGTAGTCTTGGACCCTAGGGCCATTGAGGATTTGTTCTATGTCACATAGACTTCTAGGTTCCCAacaattaagaaaagaaaacagtagAACTTGACCCCCTTGGCAAACTGCTTGCTGAAACATATTTGTGGCCAGCAGTTGTAGAAATTAGAGCAAacgaagagagaaaagcttccGCTTTGCATGCTTTCCTGACTCAGCCTGGACCCAAGAACAGTCACTCTAGATTCTACGTCTTTTCTTTCTGAAGTTTGGGCACATATGTGGACAAGCCATGTAAACTTGCTATTGCTAATTCCCTCCTCTCGCTTCATTTCTCCGTTTTCCATTATCAACCTTAGTAAATATTTGAGATTGCGACACCGCTACTACTTGGAGATAATTGGTATGTGTTTGCAAGTGGGTCCACATGCCCTGActctcattcttttttcttgtttccattcacacacacacacacacacacacacagagagagagagagagagagacgataaaATGGAAGTTCCCTAGCTACAAGAACAAACcacaaaaacagaaataaaagaacgaaatatacaatacagCTGCACAGTCAAACGAAATaagaggggtggagagagagtggaTAGACCGAGTGGCACAATCACCCAGCCACAGGCGGAGGACGGCGCCGTATCCTTATAACAAAATGGACATCCCCCTACAGAAGACGAGCCACATATTCCGGCGatgagaaggtgcccct
Coding sequences:
- the LOC116252668 gene encoding putative disease resistance protein RGA3, coding for MAGVIGALAETAISNLLGAVTNLLKEKRDVILNANDDLKKLQRKLKIFQKAITDADRKPFLSKERDRDLEGDLKDVVYDAEDIIEEYQSKIEVSKKVHKRPWTALFHSVNEHVSFPCQLGNEIKEINERLDEIKKDWDMDLLKPKPKESSQGLIGGEVDNFRETTHHIGAQPPIGRENDKRVIVEKLLSIGSEQSSMTEECDVSIISIVGEGGIGKTTLAKMVFSEVKQQFGGCRWWVCVSERPNRKDLLRKILKEVCKESKAGLDTSLNDLCTQIQSELWNKRFLLVLDDVWELDWWQGEVESTLTRGAMGSKILITSRNIDVSKGVGALYMHRLPILQEDESWNLFLNKALMSKNDLVSHNLHDIAKKIVKKCSGLPLVVQTVGSLMRTKSMEKAEWKVVADSVIWEWKMPASSSSSQYGSILPGLILSYDDLPPYLGSCFVYCSIFPKDHEIEREGLIMQWVAHGLIEEKEGIGLEVTANQYIEDLIKRCLIETHDRFYRGTCLKLHDVLHDLASYIGGKEYRHASDTSQTRHLSLLGVDDAEAAMQYNASGAANKVRTLLSASLSSVEFTNFKWLRVLSLMQCQMDELPNSIESLSLLKYLDLSRSDMRRLPRSIGKLCNLQTLDLSYSKIEELPEEMGELCHLRYLGLEVTVHLKFMAEGLGKLTNLWTLHRFLVCDDKGDTRGCNIGELKDLNKLKGELLIEGLGGRRVKVIDAKKAQLKEKRELNGVELNFKVGKDDKVDSASEQRGLLEALEPPHGIERLGICDYEGDRPAWYLDTNYEELRTLRLRRCRLLATVVGIKSLEKLEVSYCPKLYELRCLPLLKSLSMFSCDGLNTIADMPALKSLKVPPSNRLKTLANMPALESLEVDECRSLEQVAEMPTLISLEVVRCSRLKTLANMPALESSDVRYCGSLEQVAEMPALRSLRVEGCNMLKTLANMPALESSDVRYCGSLEQVAEMPALRSLRVYGCNMLKTLANMLALESLEVRDCGSLEQVAEMPALSSLEVGRCKRLKTLAHMPALQSLHVSHCGRLEQLADDHMPALKSLEVTYCGSLEQLPHDMPALKSLEVRYCCCLEQVAEMPVLKSLKIDGCDGLNALAHMPTMELLDVRDCNRLEQVVVDHMPDLKKLRLSDVNTPKHLPTCLPSLEILTMENLANWEGWPAAGSGDTIFTSMPFLREACFENCPKMQTEGLLYCLLELAGHEGQATQLQELGVWDCPNARLGWKLLQHLPTLIDLKLDGAALESIVVPSEVSTILPSLKRLSLKDNNTGDLKWGQVPDWVWGLSQLEKLTLYGFTENISLGGHWQCLPKLRRLWLFEFPNLKSLVAINDINPQQNETTCPMDAKQQIACLSELQHLLIYSCPALDLPQELRDRLGKRLERR